A section of the Drosophila subobscura isolate 14011-0131.10 chromosome A, UCBerk_Dsub_1.0, whole genome shotgun sequence genome encodes:
- the LOC117903360 gene encoding endonuclease G, mitochondrial-like: MSDPQRSFAMCAVFGVSGLFCGAFVQHEVSLMHLFDAIKRDPYVYLHRHRFYSIFSTFSTDHEGRLWNRATGLKDKLCQELGPRLYNALLGKPLEVEENASSVANMLDLIKYGLPSAEGLLVHRHCIMSQSKEMSSAKWIIEHFRWTDRGEAEAEESGNGSDLQRYKDVFLLGNDDGSAAMGKVFKRRIWHELEQYVAAKTRECGSVYTYTGPIYMPMGDGQMWWLECKKLDTTAPPIPTHYFKVLIMESQLSETETETETETENRPTLEAYIIKNGGRGAGSFRNHRHRIEDIERYTGLSFSKDLQPAVLHDESNGTIHIDLAGINDVPSLAAG, encoded by the exons ATGTCAGATCCACAACGAAGCTTTGCCATGTGCGCCGTGTTTGGTGTGTCGGGCCTGTTCTGCGGCGCTTTTGTCCAGCACGAGGTGTCGCTGATGCATCTATTCGATGCAATAAAGCGGGATCCCTATGTGTACCTTCATCGGCACAGGTTTTATTCCATT TTCTCCACCTTCAGCACAGATCACGAGGGCAGGTTGTGGAATCGCGCCACTGGGCTGAAGGACAAGCTCTGCCAGGAGCTGGGGCCACGGCTGTACAACGCTCTACTGGGGAAGCCACTGGAAGTCGAAGAGAATGCCAGTTCGGTGGCGAATATGCTGGATCTCATCAAGTACGGACTACCCAGCGCAGAGGGTTTGCTGGTGCACAGACACTGCATTATGTCGCAGAGCAAAGAGATGAGCAGCGCCAAGTGGATAATCGAGCATTTTCGCTGGACAGAcagaggagaggcagaggcagaggagtctggcaatggcagtgaCTTGCAACGCTACAAGGATGTGTTTCTGCTGGGCAATGACGATGGCTCCGCGGCCATGGGCAAGGTGTTCAAGCGGCGCATCTGGCACGAGCTGGAGCAGTATGTGGCAGCAAAGACGCGGGAGTGCGGTTCGGTTTACACCTACACGGGTCCCATCTACATGCCCATGGGCGATGGCCAAATGTGGTGGCTGGAGTGCAAGAAGTTGGACACCACAGCCCCGCCCATTCCGACGCACTACTTCAAGGTGCTGATAATGGAGTCACAGCTgtctgagactgagactgaaactgaaactgaaactgagaaCCGGCCCACCCTAGAGGCGTACATCATTAAGAACGGTGGCAGAGGTGCTGGCAGCTTTCGCAATCATCGTCACCGCATCGAAGACATTGAACGCTACACAGGCCTCTCCTTCAGCAAGGATCTGCAGCCGGCTGTGCTCCATGATGAGAGCAATGGCACAATCCACATTGATTTGGCTGGCATAAATGATGTTCCAAGTTTAGCTGCAGGTTAA